The Akkermansia muciniphila genome contains a region encoding:
- a CDS encoding twin-arginine translocase TatA/TatE family subunit, which produces MFGLGTPEIIAILVIVFLLFGAKKLPEFARGLGKSLGEFKKAKSEFEEELLKTEKETMSDAPASKPESRPSPELSQPIDVEVEKPLETKPEDK; this is translated from the coding sequence ATTTTTGGACTGGGAACGCCGGAGATTATCGCCATTCTGGTGATTGTCTTCCTGCTGTTCGGCGCTAAGAAACTCCCGGAATTCGCCCGCGGCCTGGGCAAGAGCCTGGGAGAATTCAAGAAGGCCAAGTCCGAGTTTGAAGAAGAACTGCTGAAGACGGAGAAGGAAACCATGAGCGATGCTCCCGCCTCCAAGCCGGAGTCCCGTCCCTCTCCCGAGCTTTCCCAGCCCATTGACGTGGAAGTGGAGAAGCCCCTGGAAACCAAGCCGGAAGATAAATAA
- a CDS encoding MBL fold metallo-hydrolase, with amino-acid sequence MKIHFCGAAGTTTGSQHLLEVNGSRILLDCGMYQGRREEAWHINKDFPYFSPAEVDAVILSHAHIDHSGNLPNLVKQGFQGNIYSTFATRDLCQIMLADAARIQEHDCAFINKMNKRRGIQQPEVYPTYSEQDAERCMRQFVNIGYERSIPVVPGVTLTFYDAGHILGAAQVCLDIEDREDGRKKRFLFSGDVGRGDNELLRDPVPVPDVNILLMESTYGGRFHEAPSRDDEAFCRVIREALDLGGRIYIPAFAVERTQQLLYLFNRAYHEGRLPPLNVYVDSPMAVSATEIFRIHPECFNKEVYDFLFREKEPFCFEQLRLIRSVGESQKLNKMSEQAIIISASGMCEAGRILHHLANNIGNPKNTVLFVGYCAEHTLGRKIMDGWKEVPILGKQYTVRARIREMDSFSGHADHGELLEYFDRTGGPKRNIILAHGEEKASRALAEALRERQPNPVSIAQLGSAMVL; translated from the coding sequence ATGAAAATTCATTTTTGCGGCGCGGCAGGTACGACGACGGGGTCCCAGCATTTGCTGGAGGTGAATGGGAGCAGGATTCTTCTGGATTGCGGCATGTATCAGGGGCGGCGTGAGGAGGCCTGGCACATCAACAAGGATTTTCCCTATTTTTCTCCGGCGGAGGTGGATGCGGTTATTCTTTCCCATGCGCACATTGACCATTCCGGCAATCTTCCCAATCTGGTGAAGCAGGGGTTTCAGGGGAATATTTACAGTACGTTTGCTACCCGGGACCTTTGCCAGATCATGCTGGCGGATGCCGCCCGCATCCAGGAGCACGACTGCGCGTTTATCAATAAGATGAATAAGCGCCGGGGCATTCAGCAGCCGGAAGTTTATCCTACTTATTCCGAACAGGACGCGGAACGGTGCATGCGCCAGTTCGTGAATATCGGGTATGAACGTTCCATCCCCGTCGTTCCGGGCGTGACGCTCACGTTTTATGATGCGGGCCATATTCTGGGGGCCGCGCAGGTGTGCCTGGATATTGAGGACCGGGAAGACGGGCGGAAGAAGCGCTTCCTGTTTTCCGGAGACGTGGGGAGAGGGGATAATGAACTCCTGCGTGATCCCGTGCCCGTTCCGGATGTGAACATCCTGCTGATGGAGAGTACTTACGGAGGCCGTTTCCATGAAGCCCCCTCCCGTGATGACGAGGCCTTTTGCAGGGTGATCCGGGAGGCTCTGGACCTGGGCGGCCGCATTTACATTCCCGCCTTTGCAGTGGAGCGCACCCAGCAGCTCCTTTACCTGTTCAACCGGGCGTACCATGAAGGCAGGCTTCCCCCCCTGAATGTATATGTGGACAGTCCCATGGCCGTGAGCGCCACGGAGATTTTCCGTATTCACCCGGAGTGCTTCAACAAGGAGGTGTATGATTTCCTGTTCCGGGAAAAGGAGCCGTTCTGCTTTGAACAGTTGCGGCTCATCCGCTCCGTGGGGGAATCCCAGAAACTGAACAAGATGAGTGAGCAGGCCATCATCATTTCCGCCTCCGGCATGTGTGAGGCGGGGCGCATCCTGCACCATCTGGCGAATAACATCGGCAATCCGAAGAATACGGTCCTTTTTGTGGGCTATTGCGCGGAACATACCCTGGGCCGCAAGATCATGGACGGGTGGAAGGAGGTTCCCATTCTGGGCAAGCAGTACACCGTCCGGGCCAGGATACGGGAGATGGATTCCTTCTCCGGCCATGCGGACCATGGGGAACTGCTGGAATATTTTGACAGGACGGGAGGGCCCAAAAGGAATATCATTCTGGCGCACGGGGAGGAGAAGGCCTCCCGCGCCCTGGCTGAGGCGCTCAGGGAACGGCAGCCCAATCCCGTTTCCATCGCGCAACTGGGAAGCGCCATGGTGCTTTGA
- a CDS encoding arsenate reductase family protein: protein MSSLFIEYPKCTTCQKAKKWLDEQGVSYEDRHIVEQNPTAEELRTWIEESGLPSKKFFNTNGLLYKSMSLKDKLPGMSLDDQIALLSTNGMLVKRPILITNGRICVGFKADEWKAALHS, encoded by the coding sequence ATGTCTTCCTTGTTTATTGAATATCCCAAGTGCACGACTTGCCAGAAAGCCAAAAAATGGCTTGATGAGCAGGGCGTTTCCTATGAGGACCGCCACATTGTGGAGCAGAACCCCACGGCGGAGGAACTCCGGACCTGGATTGAAGAGAGCGGCCTGCCGTCCAAGAAGTTTTTCAATACCAACGGACTGCTTTACAAGAGCATGAGTTTGAAGGACAAGCTTCCCGGCATGAGCCTGGATGACCAGATAGCGCTGCTGTCTACCAACGGCATGCTGGTCAAACGCCCCATTCTGATCACCAACGGGAGGATTTGCGTCGGTTTCAAGGCTGACGAGTGGAAGGCCGCCCTTCATTCCTGA
- a CDS encoding ion transporter, with product MPLITRTKQGAANFGPWENIVRVLILVWFMLYTLNAIPDVHPLVGRIAAKVNYWISYFFVFEYILRVLCAKPRKTYIFSGMGILDFIVCVPFLGMFFGLDWQILYSLRIVRVLAIFKLARFNQTAASFKKAFYLIRDEFFLFFSVILFMLYVTSLGIYIAEHDAQPEKFRSFFDALWFAVETLSTVGYGDLVPITPMGRIFTGVIMFIAVSIIAISTGLITSAFSRVWQQENIFAHRRKHPADKSAADAGGEEEEPK from the coding sequence ATGCCCCTGATTACCCGCACCAAGCAAGGAGCAGCCAATTTCGGCCCCTGGGAGAACATCGTCAGGGTGCTGATCCTGGTATGGTTCATGCTGTACACGCTGAATGCCATTCCGGACGTTCACCCGCTGGTAGGCCGCATTGCGGCCAAGGTGAATTACTGGATCAGCTATTTCTTTGTGTTTGAGTATATCCTGCGGGTGCTGTGCGCCAAGCCGCGGAAGACTTATATTTTCAGCGGCATGGGCATTCTGGATTTTATTGTCTGCGTGCCGTTCCTGGGCATGTTTTTCGGGCTGGACTGGCAGATTCTTTATTCCCTGCGGATTGTCCGCGTGCTGGCCATCTTCAAGCTGGCCCGGTTTAACCAGACCGCGGCCAGCTTTAAAAAGGCCTTTTACCTGATCCGGGATGAGTTCTTCCTGTTCTTCTCCGTGATCCTGTTCATGCTGTACGTCACGTCCCTGGGTATTTACATTGCGGAGCACGACGCCCAGCCGGAGAAGTTCCGCTCCTTTTTTGACGCCCTGTGGTTTGCCGTGGAGACCCTGAGTACGGTGGGCTACGGCGACCTGGTGCCTATTACGCCCATGGGGCGCATTTTTACCGGGGTGATCATGTTTATAGCCGTGTCCATCATTGCCATTTCCACGGGGTTGATCACGTCCGCCTTTTCCCGCGTGTGGCAGCAGGAGAATATTTTTGCGCACCGCCGCAAACACCCTGCGGACAAGTCTGCGGCTGACGCCGGCGGTGAAGAAGAGGAGCCCAAATAG